From Quercus robur chromosome 8, dhQueRobu3.1, whole genome shotgun sequence:
ATGACATCCATGATCCACCAGTCTTATAGTAAATGAGATTGGATTCAATGGACCCTCAAGTCATGAAGGATCATACATTAAGGTTGGAGTAAATGCACGCTGTGTGTAACCTCCTTACAAGGTCTTATACACATTGGCCAAACCTTACCTACATATAGCTAGTCCcaactcttctctctctttggaTGTAGAGAAGGCTAAGGAAGGACCCAAGAACAAATACTTATGCAATTTTGTTTGCTTAGATCCACATATACAAAAAGAATAACACCAAAGGCTTAGCCCTAAAACTTTGGGATTGGCTATGTATCctcaaaaaccctttttttttgtttaataatttgatagttggggaTGGGGGGATTTGACCCCTGGATGTTTCTATTGGAAACACTAGAAAGTGCCaactagttgagctacaagactcttggcaaCAAACTAATCAGCGCTAGCCACATatatccaaaaataataataatacaaatgaATTCctttctttaccttttttttttttttttttttgggataggttGAAATTGGTAAGAGAAATGTAGGGACAACCTCTCACTCTGACTGCAAAGACTAGAGCAGCAGGGCGGCCATTGCATCCCCccaaaatattttggtaatGTGCGCCTACCGCACTATCATCATCTATCATGATAGAGACACAGTGCGCCACAATAATCTCTCCCATGGAATACCATGCCACCCCTTCCTCAAGAGGGAAGCACTCAGCCTTAGGCATGCTACTTTCTTTGCTTATACTATCAAAGGCCCATGTCATTAGAAGAGTATGCATACAAATAGAAAACCAACTTACTTGATACCTTAAACCTATACATACATCCCAGAAAACATCCTGTTCAAACAATGTTGTGAAATCCTAGAAGGTGCCaactagttgagctacaaggctcttggcaacaAACTAATCAGAGCtagccaaactttttttttttttaaataataatataaatgaaTTCCTttcttcaccttttttttttttttttgataggttgaaATTGGTAAGAGAAATGTAGGGACAACCTCTCGCTCTGACTGCAAAGACTAGAGCAGCAGGGCAGCCATGGCGTCCcccaaaaatattttggtaatgTGCACCTATCACACTATCACCATCTTTCATGATAGAGACATTGTGTGCCAGAAAAACCTCTCCCATGGTATTCCACGCCACCCCTTCCTCAAGAGGGAAGTGCCCGGCCTTAGGTGCGCTACTTTCTTCGCTTATACTATCCAAGGCCCATGTCATTAGAAGAGTTTGTATACAAATAGAAAACCAACTTACTTGACACCTTAAACCTATAAGTACATCCCAGAAAAACATCATGTTCAAACAATGTTGTAAATTCCTAAATAATCTCTAAATATCAACATGTCTAATTGAAAGTTGAATCTTTCAAACTCCATTTGATCGTTGGAAAATACTaggaatttaaacaatttactAGAATGTTCAATGATATATCAACAATTGAATCAAAGAAATAAACATCCCTACTCAATTGTGCCTAACTCAACTATGCCTAGTTGGGACTAAGGGGGTACCAAATTTTGCAAAGCAAAGCTATTTGATacgtaaaatttaaattttcttcccCTATCCTGGAGTTCGATTAATCAGCAGCTAGCTGCAGCATTATAGGAAACCCAAAACAAAGTAAAACAAGTcttctaaaattcaaaatttcttcCCCTATCCCGGAGCTCGATTAATTAGCAGCTAGCTGGAGCATTATAGGAAACCCAAAACAAAGTAAaacatgtcttcttcttttatctttgtatatttcaagtttcaaatttctttCCCATCCAAAACAGAACTACCAAAATAATCTatatgagatagagagagagagaatatgagaaataaacaaaacaagacCCAAGTACTCCAAAAGTCAATTATCCCAAACTTTCCCTTGTTTTCCCACGAAGCAATCAGAACCCAGTGCCCAAAACTCTCATAATTAAAAGCGAAATTCCAGAGAGAGACATcacacaaaacaacaaaactcgtaaaacccaaaacccaattttccCATCCTCTCCTCTCATTTCgcatcaaccaaacaaaacccaattccctaaaacacacaaaaatataatatttacagAGACAGTGTTTCCTTACAGAGTGCATGCGAAGAAGATTATGAACAAGGTGGCATAGTTCCTGCAATAGCGCTTGACATTCTCGTGGACTCTCAGCCTTGCCTGAGCTGGCGAGGAAGGGAAGGAATAGGAGTCGCAGAACCCAAAAAACCTATGAGTCCAGGACGGGGTTTGGTCGGAGAAGTCATCGGCGGTGAGTTTGGAGAAGGGGTTGAGGGTGAAGAGGGAGAGCAAGGTGACAATATGGGATAAAATGCAGCTGGTGATGGAGGTAGTGGTTGAGGTGGTGGAGGAAGGGTCATCAGAgttggtggtagtggtggtggtggtggttgtgctGGCAGTGCAGTGGTCGAGTATTTCGAGGTAGCCGGAGTCGCGGAGCCATGACTCAAAGGCGGGTTCGGGAAGACTGAGGGATAAGGGGTTGGATGAGAATACCATCTCCCAACTCTTCACCTCCAAGTACTCACCAAAACGGGGTTTGTTTTGCTTTGGAATTTCACAAAATTAGgggttttttttcttaaataataataataataatttcttttattaaaattataaaaaataaaaaaaaaataaaaaactcacaACAATGCATGGGAAACTTGCGGTTTTTTTACTTGAGTGCCAAATGATGTCAAGCAactaatatatttcatttttggttATATAAcgaatatatatacaaaaataacataacgggctaaaaaaaaccacaaatttgCTTGCATGCATATGGATTTGAACTTCCGAAGTTGGTCCTGTCCTCGGGTCGATCCGGGCCAAGTTTGTGCCTAACCTGGAATCAACCTAATTACTTCAGGTCTACCATTTTTGGACTTGCTGCAGACCAGTAAAAGGAGTCAGTTCGGGTGGTTGAATCTCCTCGAATACCGATCGGTCCTAGGTCAGAGTCGAAATTTGTGAAATTATACTAGAATCTGCTGAAATCCATCAGATTTGTACTAAATCGGGCCGGATATGTTGAGATCTAGTTGGATCTCGAAGAGATCAGGTCGAATCTCAACGAGATTAGGCTAAATCTCAACGAGATCTTATCGGATCTCGAAGTTATTAGGCATAATCTTGACGAGATCTCGCTAGGTCTCGAAGAGATCAAGCCAATTCTCGACTAATTGAACTAAAACAATAGACGAAATGCTCCCATCAATGGAGAACAACTACTTTTCCGATGTAATACGATGGGGTTGGTTTTTTCGGTTTTTCATGTTCTGACCCGCCAACCGACCCGCCGGTCTCAAGTTCTTGAGGCAGAGACTCGCTGCCGACCGTCATCAAATTGGATCAAATTGGCCGAGTTGGCCAGGTGGGTCGGTTGTCAGGTTGGTTTGGACACCCCTAGTTATGGAATTCATATATTGTACAAGAAATAATGCATATCCTCCATACATGACATAATTATTGCTTAAATAACTAGTGTGAATCCAATACTTTAAATATGAAACAAAGGGAACAAAGCCTCGTAAGTTGGTCATATTTTTGGCTCTCTTTCATAAGGAGAACCAATGTTCAAATCTTTCTCCCACTTagaatattaagaaaataaaaaaagagagaacagtTTATCCTTTACactctatttttcatccaatccttGCTATCTACCTAACAACATATTGAATTAGGTTTTAGTCATTTGATGTTGTATTCCTAGGTTAACGAGTCCTAAAGAAATAgcaaaaatttacaataatttcacaatatttctaAATAATCTTAATTGAATAGTTAGTCTATCATCATTTGAAAACACCATTAACTCTGTTAAACAATATCCTTTCACATttgtaacattaaaaaataatataaaaactaagtcatttttaaaaaatagttaataGCATTTTTTGAACAACAATTcacaaaatgactaaaatgataGTTGTAAGGACACATTTTGATCCACAGCTCAAGAGGTTTGGACAATGACCTAATGAgctcaaaacaataaatttgttagaGAGTGGGATAGTTATTGAACATTCAATGAGTTAGAATGTAAATCACAATAGGCTAGTTGGTGTTAGAATAAGTAAGACaaacaaattgaaaagaaaagtactcCCCGGTCAGGTCCGAGAATGGTATGCTCTTATAAATTTCTCTTAGACTTATACAAATATTCAAGTTCTTGGTTACAcagtaatttcttttttggttttctgaTGATCCCTCCTATAATGGAATCCTCCTCCTTTTATACCccttttccttctttcatctcaGCCGTCCACATGTAAATCAGATTGCTAATCtccttgatacttgtcccatcaacaccttcctgaagtctttgtGGGTAGCTGTGAGACTAGAAGACACTATTCAgatatcacctccacattaatgcggccagttggttaggtgcagagtattcaatgcaatggtagcagctttcttccCAGATACTTCTCAATTCTCTGTTAACTCACTTCTCTTTGAAACTTATCCTCTTAAGCACAGTTGCCTATTACCCAATACTTGATGGGTGGTCGGATTTCAGGCTGCCATTTTgttggccgaggaggggttgcTCCTTGGACAACATCATCTGTTTACTATGATTAGACTTCCTCCTCGGTCTAGTAATCTACTTGCCTTCATTAATACGTACCTGTCTTCAAGCTCTTTGATGTCCTCGAGTGCGGCCCACGGCCCAGTATTCTTATCTGGGCCCTTCATCCCTACAATagtttcttaaaattaatggattaaaatgaaaaaattttaagtttagtaGACTAAAATGACAATTCACCAAACTTTTTCTTATAATGTGCAAATTGTATCtttgagatagagagagaataaaatgtAGTGCAGATAAAGACTTTtataattacttaaaaaaaaaaaaaaaaaaaactaatactaAGGTAAAAATAACTTAAGTTGTTTATTTGACTAAATTACAAAGTTCACCTTTAAAGTTAGGATAATTTTGATTTCctcactaaattttaaaattttgatttggtcCCTCTAACATTACCCTTTTTTTATTGGGAACTCTTTCATCTAGGCTTGTGCTAAGTTGGCCATTAAATGCcaagtaagatttttttttttttttttaaaaaaaaaaaatctagttacACACTCAAAACTATGTCATTTTTGGGTCCACTAAATCGTTGTCCAATTAAACCATGCCACATCATTTAAAGAATACACattattaaaatcaaaataaatcaacaaAGACATTAACCTTTGTTTGGATGCCCaataaatgttgtaaaaaaaaaaaactattttatttcttttaattaactAATACTGAATGACATAATTTGATTGAGCCAACTAAACATATGTATAGGCTTAGGTATCACTTAACAATCACCTCAAAATGACAGGTAATATTAGaggactaaaaaaaatttgaaccttttttttttagaagaaaaaattaaaattttatttcaggAGGTAGACGCCATAGTTTAAATTGAAATAGTAATTTATAAtctatttattcatttttggcATGGGTCGAACAAGTTGACTCTTTTGGAGGGAAGCTGGCGCCACTAGACCACAACCTGTGAccatagtgaaaaaaaaatctaaatttgataataaccttcggatttttttttttttttcaaaataacactaaaactcaaacaattttgttagttagcacgttttcaaaattatttagcaATCTAACAATTCAAGAGTAAGAAACTCGATTTTGCTATGCTAAATCATGTATAACGAACTCGCTTTTTGTGCTTACATGGACGAAATTTCCTCCTCAACTGTTGGCACGATGTGGGACTCAAGTGCATTATACTCAATTTAGCAAGAAAAATTGTAAACTAACACAAATCCTCAAATAATTTCATTAGTTAGCAAcgtttccaaactatttaggaaactaacatctcgaatTTAAGAAACTCAATTTTGCTCTTAGAACTTGAGTATGATAGAGTTGAGTTCCCTAAAACGGATCCACAACAAAAATGTAGCAACGCAACAATTCCTAGCAACAAAAACGCAATACCAGCAACTCCAAGCACTGGGTTTGACGATCTTGGAACCGGAGTGGCTTAGGTTTGTTGATCTCGGCACCAAAGGTTAGTTTTCTGGTTTGGTTTGTCTTCGGATTCGTTTTTTATGTTCTCTAGGTTGGTATGTTTGCGGTACCAAAGAGACACTTAGTTTGATTCAACAATACCAAAGAGACACCAATGCTAAGATCAGTAAACCCAATCTAAAAGGCTGGTGCCAAGATCAAAACTACCGCGGGTCTTCATGGGGTTCGGTcagattcttcttcttctttaggaAACAACCTCCGTCGTGGATTTGGGTCTTCATGGGGTTgtgttttggtttggtttttgatAAACTGTAGAACTGGAACTTGTGGATTTGGGTCTTTGTGGGGTTATGAAGGTTTGATTTTTGATGAACTATAGAAATTGGAACTCGTTTGATGAACTGTAGAAACTAGAACTCGTGAATTGGATTTGGGTCTTGGTTACGTTGATTTTTCATGAAACTCAAGTCTCAAATTCTCGAGTTACAACTGTGAAATCGAGTTTGTGGGCCTTGAGATgctagtttcctaaatagtttgaaaacgttattaactaactaaatagtttgaaaatagAGGTCCATTTAGCGGCTATGGCTGCATTTTTTGAGATTGCGTTTTTTTTGGGCTAGTCCATGACACTTTTCATGGACCAGCCAAGTGATAAAAACACATGAACAGTAATTTGcagcaataaaaaatattttgttacagtgttttcaacaataaattttcagttttcaacataATAAGCGGTATCAAAACACACACTaggtgttattttgaaaaaaaatcccaatttaaCACagcaaaatcaagtttttcactctctgttgaggtctaaaaagtcaCAGTACCCAGGCCCAAAGAAATAAGCACAAGGAGCCAcggaaaagagaagaaatggtaagcccaagaggcttgaagcccaaaaaacaTCAAGAAGAAAAAGGGCAAGCCCAGAAGCttatgagaaagaaagaaaaaaaaaaaaaaaaaaaaaaaacccatgtcAGAGGATTGAACAAGAAAGCTGAGCCGGGATCCTCAGAGATTGCCAAAAGGCTTGGGATCCCCCAGGCGTGTAAATACAATCAAGAAAAGATTAAGacagttcaaaagaaaaagacaaaaaggaaCACAAGAAACAGAGGAGAAGGGCACGTCCTTCTCAAGTGGCAAGTGACccagcaagaaaaagaagagaaaaactcAACAACTTCTCATAGCGCAAGTGGGTAGCACCCCGGGAAACCAGAATGTAGAAGTACAAAAAAGGGAGTAGCAGCGAAAGACTTTCAAACCGACAGAGTGGGATTCTgcccatttgagaaaaaagataaagaagaaggacAGCCAAAAGTTAGACCGTGAAGAACGTGACCTCAGCATACTCCGAAATAGGTAGTCAGTCATGGactttcaaagaaacaaaactaaaaggaaggaaagaatgaagaaCAGGAAAACTGAACCTTCTGGGCGATGGGCACAACACATACTCTGGTACCCAGGGGGCAAAACAAGGGAATCAATAGTTCCCCTAGGACTCCAGAATAACACTACAAAAAGGAGGGAAGGATTGCGAAGTGGGAGGAGGAATTTTGGAGGAGAGAATCATTGAGAAAGTTTTGTCAAGAAGAAAACTTAGAGAAAACTAGTAAAATTACTTCCCGGTATCCTAGAAAAAGCCACTATAGCATatactcggattcaaaaagaatcaaactttgcaagtcttagaggttTGAATAACCATCTAAGACTGTAATTTTTAAACTtgcttgaaccttgtatcacgtcttagtgagcatactgtaatcataataaagaaaaatccaaTGAAATATTCTCTACTGATTTGAGGATCCCTAACCATTATTTTGCACCTTTTACTGTTTTGTTTTCTGCATTACTTTGctgttttgattgttgttcaatacaaatatcttTGTTTGTCAGTTTATATGTATTGTAGGAAGTATGCCCTGTgcaccacttgattcttaaacagtcCTTTAGCTGTGGTGAATCAAAAcccagtccaccaaactacaactattCGGCCTTGGATCCTTGGGCCTAAGTGCTAGAGAAAAAGCAccctcacattttggcgactccgctgAGGACTGGgtaaagaaaagggaagaagcAATCCCTTCGCAGAGTATGCGTCCAAGACAAAGGAACAGCAAAGGtactaatgtgccacctacggcctctgagctCGTGGGAGAAAACGAGGTAGCTTCCAGACAGAGAGGCGAGGTACCCCTGGTAGAGCAGGAGGTCGTGTCAGGACAAAGGCACACAAGGCAGGAACCAAACCCCATGGCTCGGATGACAACAATGTTgaaggatctggagcaagaagttcacCTTCTCAAAGAAGGTAGGACATAGGAAATTAGGGACAATGTCCCCCCTGTTGGTAACCAAGACAGAACTCAACCAGAAGGAGGGTCAACAGTGGGAGGGAGAACCAACCCCCAATACTTAACACTGGCAGATGTCAgtgccct
This genomic window contains:
- the LOC126695049 gene encoding PRA1 family protein H — its product is MVFSSNPLSLSLPEPAFESWLRDSGYLEILDHCTASTTTTTTTTTNSDDPSSTTSTTTSITSCILSHIVTLLSLFTLNPFSKLTADDFSDQTPSWTHRFFGFCDSYSFPSSPAQARLRVHENVKRYCRNYATLFIIFFACTLYQMPFALVGLISCLALWDVFKFCADKWGLDHHPVVRQCLVRIAQCVTAVILIYSNVQMAMFCALGISYAGMLFHAAFRKLAPAKQPSRGRSK